A part of Mycolicibacterium sp. TUM20985 genomic DNA contains:
- a CDS encoding sugar-binding transcriptional regulator encodes MGPDELFQRAVIARRYYLEGRTRIQIAEEFGLSRFKVARMLDEAVESGMVEIKIHNPGAIDVELSTALQREYGLEHAYAVAADSSNATDHVDAVAKAMAELLQSILRAGDVVGVDCGRTLTHIAPYLTSLPRCDVVQLTGMAGPITSNGTDLVRRISEVSGGESWPLYAPLVVTDARTASSLGDNLQIREAIDRQSSVSCAIVSVGAWSPGASQVYESLSAEETRSLGKAGVCAETCALLLDADGRRVPGLDERRMGVAEHVLRGIPTRIAIAAGKEKAAATRAVLKSGLVSSVVTDVDIATAVLD; translated from the coding sequence ATGGGACCCGACGAGTTGTTCCAGCGCGCGGTGATCGCCCGTCGCTACTACCTGGAGGGACGCACCCGGATCCAGATCGCCGAGGAGTTCGGGCTGTCCCGGTTCAAGGTCGCCAGGATGCTCGACGAGGCCGTCGAGTCGGGCATGGTCGAGATCAAGATCCACAATCCGGGCGCCATCGACGTCGAGCTCTCCACCGCCCTGCAACGCGAGTACGGACTCGAGCATGCGTATGCCGTAGCGGCCGACTCGAGCAATGCCACCGACCACGTCGACGCGGTCGCGAAGGCGATGGCCGAACTGCTGCAATCGATTCTGCGCGCCGGTGACGTCGTCGGCGTCGACTGCGGCCGCACCCTGACCCACATCGCCCCGTACCTGACGTCGCTACCGCGCTGCGACGTCGTGCAACTCACGGGGATGGCGGGTCCGATCACGTCGAACGGCACCGACCTGGTGCGGCGGATCAGCGAAGTCAGCGGCGGCGAGTCCTGGCCGTTGTACGCGCCCCTCGTCGTCACCGACGCGCGGACCGCCAGCAGCCTGGGCGACAACCTTCAAATTCGCGAGGCGATCGACCGTCAATCGTCGGTCAGCTGCGCGATCGTGTCCGTGGGCGCGTGGAGCCCCGGTGCCTCGCAGGTGTACGAGTCGCTGTCGGCCGAGGAGACCCGATCGCTCGGGAAGGCGGGGGTGTGCGCGGAGACGTGCGCACTCCTGCTCGACGCCGATGGCCGACGGGTCCCCGGGCTGGACGAACGCAGAATGGGCGTTGCAGAACACGTGCTGCGGGGTATTCCGACGAGGATCGCCATCGCCGCAGGCAAGGAGAAGGCGGCCGCCACCAGAGCTGTACTCAAATCCGGGCTGGTGTCGTCGGTGGTGACCGACGTGGACATCGCCACCGCCGTCCTCGATTGA
- a CDS encoding GolD/DthD family dehydrogenase has protein sequence MSQTSQPVVDFDFRLDGSVALVTGGASGIGAAIAAALAAKGARVAVVDLNEAGATEVAARLPDSRGFGCNVAESDSVTAAVDAVIAEFGRIDVLVNSAGVARLAPAEDLSLADWDSTMAINLKGTFLMCQTAGRHMLAAGRGAIINMASQAASVAIDEHVAYCASKFGVVGITKVLATEWAGRGVRVNSISPTVVLTDLGIKAWDNPKGDALKKLIPTGRFAYPDEIAAAAVFLASGAAAMINGADLVIDGGYTIK, from the coding sequence ATGTCCCAAACGAGCCAACCCGTAGTGGATTTCGACTTCCGGTTGGATGGTTCGGTGGCTCTGGTGACCGGCGGTGCGTCGGGAATCGGTGCGGCGATCGCGGCCGCCCTGGCCGCCAAGGGTGCCCGGGTGGCCGTCGTCGACCTGAATGAGGCGGGTGCCACCGAGGTCGCCGCACGCCTCCCAGATAGCCGCGGATTCGGTTGCAATGTCGCCGAGTCCGATTCGGTGACCGCCGCGGTCGACGCCGTCATCGCGGAGTTCGGCCGGATCGATGTCCTGGTCAACAGTGCAGGTGTCGCGAGACTCGCACCGGCGGAGGACCTTTCGTTGGCGGACTGGGACTCCACGATGGCCATCAACCTCAAGGGCACCTTCCTGATGTGTCAGACGGCGGGCAGGCACATGCTGGCCGCGGGCCGTGGCGCCATCATCAACATGGCGTCACAGGCCGCCAGCGTGGCGATCGACGAACACGTCGCCTACTGCGCCTCGAAGTTCGGGGTCGTCGGGATCACGAAGGTGCTCGCCACCGAGTGGGCAGGTCGTGGTGTGCGGGTCAACAGCATCTCCCCCACCGTCGTGCTGACCGACCTTGGCATCAAGGCGTGGGACAACCCCAAGGGCGATGCGCTCAAGAAGCTGATTCCGACCGGTCGGTTCGCCTATCCCGATGAGATAGCCGCTGCGGCAGTCTTTCTCGCCTCGGGAGCCGCGGCCATGATCAACGGTGCCGACCTGGTGATCGACGGCGGCTACACGATCAAGTAG
- a CDS encoding LacI family DNA-binding transcriptional regulator, giving the protein MPAGIRDVAAAASVSVGTVSNVLNAPERVAPATVARVLAAIDELGFVRNDAARQLRAGRSRCVGLLVLDVGNPFFTDVARAAERRAARSDLVVLLGTSDDDSQRERAYLDTFEEQRVFGLLISPVGEHLDRLRALRRRGVPVVLVDRDGAGTEFASVAVDDVAGGRLAIGHLCETGRSHIAFVGGPLTLRQVTDRLAGARAAAEEHPGTTLDVMPTEEPSVLAGRAAGERLCAMPAERRPDAVFCANDLLAIGMLQALTTGGLRVPDDVAVIGYDDIDFARSAAVALSSIRQPSADIGSTAVELLLAAAETPAGEPQHVVFSPELVTRASTAL; this is encoded by the coding sequence GTGCCCGCCGGGATTCGCGACGTCGCCGCAGCGGCGTCGGTGTCCGTCGGCACGGTGTCCAACGTGCTCAACGCCCCCGAACGGGTGGCACCGGCGACCGTCGCGCGGGTGCTCGCCGCGATCGACGAGTTGGGCTTCGTTCGCAACGACGCCGCCCGACAGCTGCGGGCGGGCCGGTCGCGCTGCGTCGGGCTCTTGGTCCTCGACGTCGGCAACCCGTTCTTCACCGACGTGGCCCGGGCTGCCGAACGACGGGCCGCCCGCAGTGATCTGGTGGTGCTACTGGGCACGTCCGACGACGATTCGCAGCGCGAGCGCGCCTATCTCGACACCTTCGAGGAGCAACGCGTCTTCGGGTTGTTGATCTCACCGGTCGGCGAGCACCTCGATCGCCTCCGCGCGCTTCGCCGGCGCGGTGTGCCGGTGGTGCTCGTCGACCGCGACGGTGCGGGCACCGAATTCGCGTCGGTGGCCGTCGACGACGTCGCCGGCGGTCGGCTTGCCATCGGGCACCTCTGTGAGACGGGCCGATCGCACATCGCGTTCGTCGGCGGACCGCTGACCCTGCGGCAGGTCACCGACCGCCTCGCCGGCGCCAGGGCCGCCGCCGAAGAGCACCCCGGCACCACGTTGGACGTGATGCCCACCGAGGAACCCAGCGTGCTGGCGGGACGGGCGGCCGGTGAGCGGTTGTGCGCCATGCCCGCCGAGCGGCGACCCGATGCGGTGTTCTGCGCCAATGATCTCTTGGCGATCGGGATGCTGCAGGCGTTGACCACCGGCGGCTTGCGCGTACCCGACGACGTCGCGGTGATCGGCTACGACGACATCGACTTCGCCCGCTCAGCGGCCGTGGCGTTGTCGTCGATCCGCCAGCCGAGTGCGGACATCGGGTCGACGGCTGTCGAACTGCTGCTTGCAGCCGCCGAGACACCGGCGGGCGAACCTCAGCATGTGGTGTTCAGCCCGGAACTGGTGACCCGCGCATCGACTGCACTCTGA
- a CDS encoding alpha-hydroxy acid oxidase, with the protein MERRIPNWNDLAPLMQFKKPEFDATKRRLDKALTIEDLRRIAKRRTPRAAFDYTDGSAEAELSIARARQAFSDVEFHPAILRDVSKVSTGWDVLGAPVSLPFGIAPTGFTRMMHTEGEIAGAHAAAKAGIPFSLSTMGTTAIEDVKKANPLGRNWFQLYMWKDRDRSMALVERAVTAGYDTLLVTVDVPVAGARLRDKRNGMSIPPALTLRTIANALPRPQWWFDFLTTEPLAFASLDRWSGTVAELLDTMFDPTVTFEDLAWIKSQWPGKFVVKGIQTVDDARAVTDLGVDGIILSNHGGRQLDRAPIPFHLLPEVVAEVGDDVEIILDTGIMSGADVVAAVAMGARFTLIGRAYLYGLMAGGEAGVNRAIEILTDQVERTMRLLGVTRLEELGPRHVTQLVRLAPRSLAGE; encoded by the coding sequence ATGGAGAGAAGGATTCCCAACTGGAACGATCTCGCGCCGCTCATGCAGTTCAAGAAACCGGAGTTCGACGCCACCAAGCGCCGGCTCGACAAGGCGCTGACGATCGAGGATCTCCGCCGCATCGCCAAGCGCCGCACCCCGCGGGCGGCGTTCGACTACACCGACGGCTCCGCGGAGGCCGAACTCTCCATCGCGCGGGCGCGGCAAGCGTTCTCCGACGTGGAGTTCCATCCGGCCATCCTTCGCGACGTGTCGAAGGTCAGCACCGGATGGGACGTCCTCGGTGCGCCGGTGAGCCTGCCGTTCGGCATCGCACCGACCGGGTTCACCCGCATGATGCACACCGAGGGCGAGATCGCCGGCGCCCACGCGGCGGCGAAGGCCGGCATCCCGTTCTCGCTGTCCACGATGGGCACCACGGCCATCGAGGACGTCAAGAAGGCGAACCCGTTGGGCCGCAACTGGTTCCAGCTCTACATGTGGAAGGACCGCGACCGGTCGATGGCGCTCGTCGAACGCGCGGTGACGGCGGGCTATGACACCCTGCTGGTGACCGTCGACGTTCCCGTCGCCGGCGCCCGCCTGCGCGACAAGCGCAACGGCATGTCCATACCGCCCGCGCTCACGCTGCGCACCATCGCCAACGCGCTGCCGCGGCCGCAGTGGTGGTTCGACTTCCTGACCACCGAACCGCTGGCGTTCGCCTCGCTCGACCGTTGGTCGGGCACCGTGGCCGAACTGCTGGACACCATGTTCGATCCCACCGTCACGTTCGAGGACCTCGCCTGGATCAAGTCCCAGTGGCCCGGCAAGTTCGTGGTCAAGGGCATACAAACGGTCGATGATGCGCGGGCGGTCACCGATCTCGGCGTCGACGGCATCATCCTGTCCAATCATGGTGGACGACAATTGGATCGGGCTCCGATCCCGTTCCACCTGCTGCCCGAGGTGGTCGCCGAGGTCGGTGACGACGTCGAGATCATCCTCGACACCGGCATCATGTCCGGTGCCGACGTCGTGGCCGCCGTGGCCATGGGCGCCCGCTTCACGCTGATCGGCCGGGCGTACCTGTACGGGTTGATGGCGGGCGGCGAGGCGGGAGTGAACCGTGCCATCGAGATCCTCACCGACCAGGTCGAGCGCACCATGCGGCTGCTCGGCGTGACGCGTCTGGAGGAGCTGGGTCCCCGGCACGTCACACAGCTGGTGCGGTTGGCGCCTCGTTCCCTGGCCGGCGAGTAG
- a CDS encoding rhamnulokinase: MLAEVGQGSLEMRQMNRFANEPVYLWNGERTAMHWDLPGLFAGICAGLAEAVRAAPDLMSIGVDSWAVDYGLLRDGKLLGLPYNYRDSRCARGAEIVHAALPQEQIFARNGLQFLAFNTMFQLAADQQEGLLDLADTALLVPDLIGYWLTGAMATERTNASTTGLLGIDGRWDDELESRLGLPGGLFPALTEPGAELGFVLPDLADRAGLTAGLRVTTVASHDTASAVVAIPMRSESSAYISCGTWALVGVELATPVVTADARAANFTNEVGADGRIRFLRNVMGLWLLSETVRHWERDGSRVDLPRLLEQAAACPTPPAVFDADDPRFVEPGDMPGRILGWYAERGEPAPANRPEMARAIVESLAAGFARGVEQSAALTGVPVETVHLVGGGARNRLLCQLVADRVGRPVVAGPVEATAIGNVLIQARAHDLLRGDLEDLRGGMAAALAGERFDPQRTTAGRV, from the coding sequence ATGTTGGCCGAGGTGGGCCAGGGGTCGCTCGAGATGCGCCAGATGAACCGGTTCGCCAATGAGCCGGTCTATCTATGGAACGGCGAGCGCACCGCGATGCACTGGGATCTACCCGGTCTGTTCGCCGGAATCTGCGCCGGGTTGGCCGAAGCGGTGCGCGCGGCACCGGATCTGATGAGCATCGGGGTCGACTCCTGGGCGGTCGACTACGGACTGTTGCGCGACGGGAAACTCCTTGGGCTGCCGTACAACTACCGCGATTCCCGCTGCGCACGCGGCGCCGAGATCGTGCACGCCGCACTCCCACAGGAACAGATCTTCGCCCGCAACGGATTGCAGTTCCTGGCCTTCAACACCATGTTCCAGCTCGCCGCCGACCAGCAAGAGGGTCTGCTCGACCTCGCGGACACCGCGCTGCTGGTGCCCGACCTCATCGGTTACTGGCTGACGGGCGCGATGGCGACCGAGCGGACCAATGCGTCCACGACGGGATTGCTCGGCATCGACGGGCGGTGGGACGACGAGCTGGAGTCGAGGCTGGGCCTGCCCGGCGGGCTCTTCCCCGCGCTCACGGAACCGGGTGCGGAGCTCGGCTTCGTGCTGCCCGATCTCGCCGACCGGGCCGGGTTGACCGCGGGCCTGCGCGTCACCACGGTGGCCTCACACGACACGGCCTCGGCGGTGGTTGCCATCCCGATGCGCTCGGAGTCCTCGGCCTACATCTCCTGTGGCACGTGGGCACTCGTCGGGGTGGAGCTGGCCACGCCGGTGGTCACCGCCGACGCCCGCGCCGCAAACTTCACCAACGAGGTGGGCGCTGACGGTCGAATCCGCTTCCTGCGCAACGTGATGGGACTCTGGCTGCTCAGTGAGACCGTGCGGCACTGGGAGCGCGACGGCTCGCGGGTCGATCTGCCCCGCTTGCTGGAGCAGGCCGCCGCCTGCCCGACACCACCGGCGGTGTTCGACGCCGACGACCCGCGGTTCGTCGAGCCGGGCGACATGCCCGGCCGCATCCTCGGGTGGTACGCCGAACGTGGCGAGCCCGCACCGGCGAACCGACCGGAGATGGCGCGGGCCATCGTCGAGAGCCTAGCCGCCGGGTTCGCCCGCGGCGTCGAGCAGTCGGCCGCCCTCACGGGCGTGCCCGTCGAGACGGTTCACCTGGTGGGCGGCGGGGCGAGGAACCGACTGCTCTGCCAACTGGTCGCCGACCGCGTCGGCAGGCCGGTGGTCGCCGGCCCCGTCGAGGCCACCGCGATCGGTAACGTGTTGATTCAGGCCCGCGCGCACGACCTGTTGCGCGGCGATCTCGAGGATCTCCGCGGCGGCATGGCCGCCGCGCTGGCGGGCGAACGTTTCGACCCGCAACGGACGACAGCTGGAAGGGTTTGA
- a CDS encoding bifunctional aldolase/short-chain dehydrogenase, which translates to MTNACVADLIARSNRLGADPKNTNYAGGNTSTKGSDVDPVTGEPVDLLWVKGSGGDLGTLTETGLAVLRLDRMRTLVHVYPGVEREDEMVAAFDYCLHGRGGAAPSIDTAMHGLVDAAHVDHLHPDSGIALATAADGEALTKQIFGDRVVWVPWRRPGFQLGLDIAEIKERNPQAIGTILGGHGITAWGDTSTEAEARSLEIIDTVAKYIEANGRPQPFGAPLDGYGALPDEQRRAKAAALAPFVRGLASADKPQVGHFTDDPRVLEFLSTSAHPRLAALGTSCPDHFLRTKVKPMVLDLPADASLEDCRTRLADLHQTYRADYQAYYDRHASADSPALRGADPAIVLIPGVGMFSYGKDKQTARVAGEFYLNAINVMRGAEAISTYAPIDEAEKFRIEYWALEEAKLARMPKPKALATRIALVTGAASGIGKAIATRLAAEGACVVIADLDAEKAGAAAEAIGSADVAIGIAADVTDEAAVQAAIDATVLAFGGIDIVVNNAGLSLSKSLLETTAADWDLQHNVMARGSFLVSKAAARALIDQGLGGDIIYISSKNAVFAGPINIAYSATKADQAHQVRLLAAELGEHGVKVNGINPDGVVRGSGIFAGGWGAKRAAVYGVPEEELGAYYAQRTLLKREVLPENIANAAFALCTSDFSHTTGLHVPVDAGVAAAFLR; encoded by the coding sequence ATGACCAACGCATGCGTTGCCGATCTGATCGCCCGCTCCAACCGACTCGGGGCAGATCCCAAGAACACCAACTACGCGGGCGGCAACACCTCGACCAAGGGTTCCGACGTCGATCCCGTCACCGGAGAACCGGTAGACCTGTTGTGGGTCAAGGGTTCCGGGGGAGACCTCGGCACACTGACCGAGACCGGACTGGCCGTCCTTCGGCTGGACCGGATGCGTACGCTGGTCCACGTCTACCCCGGCGTCGAGCGCGAGGACGAGATGGTGGCCGCCTTCGACTACTGCCTGCACGGCCGCGGCGGGGCGGCACCGTCCATCGACACCGCCATGCACGGTCTCGTCGATGCGGCACACGTCGACCACCTGCATCCCGACTCGGGCATCGCGCTGGCGACCGCCGCCGACGGTGAGGCGTTGACCAAGCAGATCTTCGGTGACCGCGTGGTGTGGGTTCCATGGCGCCGGCCCGGCTTTCAGCTGGGCCTCGACATCGCCGAGATCAAGGAGCGCAACCCGCAGGCCATCGGCACCATCCTCGGCGGGCACGGCATCACCGCGTGGGGAGACACCTCCACCGAGGCCGAGGCACGGTCGCTGGAGATCATCGACACCGTCGCGAAGTACATCGAGGCCAACGGCCGACCGCAGCCATTCGGTGCGCCACTGGACGGTTATGGCGCGCTGCCCGACGAGCAGCGGCGGGCCAAGGCCGCCGCACTGGCCCCCTTCGTCCGCGGGTTGGCATCGGCGGACAAACCTCAGGTCGGCCACTTCACCGACGACCCTCGGGTGCTCGAATTCCTTTCCACCAGTGCGCATCCGCGGCTCGCGGCACTGGGCACCAGCTGCCCCGACCACTTCCTGCGCACCAAGGTCAAGCCGATGGTGCTCGACCTGCCCGCCGACGCCTCGCTCGAGGACTGCCGGACCAGGCTGGCCGACTTGCACCAGACCTACCGCGCGGACTACCAGGCGTACTACGACCGGCACGCCTCCGCCGACAGCCCCGCGCTGCGCGGGGCGGATCCGGCCATCGTGCTGATCCCCGGTGTCGGGATGTTCAGCTACGGCAAGGACAAGCAGACGGCGCGGGTGGCCGGCGAGTTCTACCTCAACGCCATCAACGTGATGCGCGGGGCGGAGGCCATCTCCACCTACGCGCCGATCGACGAAGCGGAGAAGTTCCGCATCGAGTACTGGGCGCTCGAGGAGGCCAAGCTGGCGCGGATGCCCAAGCCGAAGGCGCTCGCCACCCGCATCGCGCTGGTCACCGGCGCTGCGTCGGGTATCGGCAAGGCCATCGCGACCCGCCTCGCGGCGGAGGGCGCCTGCGTCGTCATCGCCGACCTCGATGCCGAGAAGGCCGGTGCGGCAGCGGAAGCAATTGGTTCGGCCGACGTCGCGATCGGCATCGCCGCCGACGTCACCGACGAGGCCGCCGTACAGGCCGCGATCGACGCCACCGTCCTGGCGTTCGGCGGTATCGACATCGTGGTCAACAACGCGGGTCTCTCACTGTCCAAGTCGCTCCTGGAGACGACGGCGGCGGACTGGGACCTGCAGCACAACGTGATGGCCCGCGGCTCGTTCCTAGTGTCCAAGGCCGCCGCGCGAGCGCTGATCGACCAGGGCCTCGGCGGGGACATCATCTACATCTCGTCGAAGAACGCGGTGTTCGCCGGGCCCATCAACATCGCCTACTCGGCAACCAAGGCCGACCAGGCGCATCAAGTGCGGCTACTGGCGGCCGAACTCGGGGAGCACGGCGTCAAGGTCAACGGCATCAACCCCGACGGGGTGGTGCGCGGCTCTGGCATCTTCGCCGGCGGCTGGGGTGCCAAGCGAGCCGCGGTGTACGGCGTGCCGGAGGAGGAGCTCGGCGCCTACTACGCGCAGCGCACCCTGCTGAAACGTGAAGTCCTGCCGGAGAACATCGCCAACGCCGCGTTCGCGTTGTGTACGTCGGACTTCTCGCACACGACGGGACTGCACGTGCCGGTCGATGCCGGCGTGGCGGCGGCGTTCTTACGATGA
- the rhaI gene encoding L-rhamnose isomerase codes for MTNSLLDNIAIELPSWAFGNSGTRFKVFGTPGTPRTIQEKIADAATVHRFTGMAPTVALHIPWDRVDDYAALGAFAAEHGVQLGTINSNTFQDDDYKFGSLTHIDKMVRQKAIDHHLACIEIMDQTGSRDLKIWLADGTNYPGQGDIRGRQDRLAESLASIYQHIGPHQRMVLEYKFFEPAMYMTDVPDWGTSYAQVSALGERAKVCLDTGHHAPGTNIEFIVAQLLRLQKLGSFDFNSRFYADDDLIVGAADPFQLFRIMFEVIRGGGLETGSDLALMLDQCHNVEAKIPGQIRSVLNVAEMTARALLVDTEELASAQEAGDVLGANEIFMDAFYTDVRPAMAHWRTERGLPAHPMRAFAESGYQKTVDADRVGGTQSSWGA; via the coding sequence ATGACCAACAGCTTGCTCGACAACATCGCCATCGAACTGCCGTCGTGGGCGTTCGGAAACTCGGGAACGCGGTTCAAGGTCTTCGGTACGCCGGGCACGCCGCGAACCATCCAGGAGAAGATCGCCGACGCCGCGACGGTGCACCGGTTCACGGGCATGGCTCCGACCGTGGCACTGCACATCCCGTGGGACCGGGTCGACGACTACGCCGCGCTCGGCGCCTTCGCGGCCGAGCACGGCGTGCAACTGGGCACCATCAACTCCAACACCTTCCAGGACGACGACTACAAGTTCGGCAGCCTGACGCACATCGACAAGATGGTGCGGCAGAAGGCGATCGACCACCATCTGGCATGTATCGAGATCATGGACCAGACGGGCTCACGGGATCTCAAGATCTGGCTGGCCGACGGCACCAACTACCCAGGCCAGGGCGACATCCGCGGCAGGCAGGACCGGCTGGCGGAATCGTTGGCGTCGATCTACCAGCACATCGGTCCCCATCAGCGAATGGTGTTGGAGTACAAGTTCTTCGAACCCGCGATGTACATGACCGACGTGCCGGATTGGGGCACCTCCTACGCTCAGGTCAGCGCGCTAGGCGAGCGCGCGAAGGTCTGCCTCGACACCGGCCACCACGCACCGGGAACCAACATCGAGTTCATCGTCGCGCAGCTGCTACGGCTGCAGAAGCTCGGTTCGTTCGACTTCAACTCCCGCTTCTACGCCGACGACGACCTCATCGTCGGCGCGGCCGACCCGTTCCAGCTGTTCCGGATCATGTTCGAGGTGATCCGCGGCGGCGGTCTGGAGACGGGATCCGACCTCGCGTTGATGCTCGACCAGTGTCACAACGTGGAGGCCAAGATCCCGGGCCAGATCCGCTCAGTGCTCAACGTGGCCGAGATGACGGCACGGGCGCTGCTGGTGGACACCGAGGAGCTGGCGTCGGCACAGGAGGCCGGTGACGTACTGGGCGCCAACGAGATCTTCATGGATGCCTTCTACACCGACGTCCGTCCCGCGATGGCCCACTGGCGCACCGAACGCGGCCTGCCCGCACACCCGATGCGTGCGTTCGCCGAGTCCGGGTATCAGAAGACCGTCGACGCCGACCGCGTCGGCGGAACCCAATCGTCCTGGGGAGCATGA
- a CDS encoding acetyl-CoA acetyltransferase: protein MPLDARTPVLVGYGQVNQRDGDPTVEPVDLMEQAARAAADPRVLEAVDSVRIVNLLSWRYRNPGLLLAERIRATNAEGRYTSIGGNVPQSLVNQACLDIQRGAADAVIIAGAETWRTRTKVRAAGGKLDYTKQDDSVPVPQGAEDEFALAGPVELRIHLDRPSFVYPMFEQALRITAGETPDEHRRRIGELWAGFSTVAQGNPHAWNRSVVTAEDVWQPSATNRMISWPYTKLMNSNNMVDQGAALVLMSVERATYLQVPNDRWVFPYAGTDAHDTYLIGERDAFDRSPAIRIAGGRALELAGRGIDDMDFVDLYSCFPSAVQVAARELGLALDGPHPLTVTGGLTFAGGPWNNYVTHSIATMAERLTSSPGTVGLVTANGGYLTKHSFGVYGTEPPVNEFRWEDVQSAVDAQPTRIAEDEWEGVGTVESWTTPVSRDGIPEKAFLAVRTPTDSRALAVITDATEAEASTREDLAGAKVRVLADGSATLL, encoded by the coding sequence ATGCCGCTGGATGCCAGAACACCGGTGCTCGTCGGCTACGGCCAGGTCAACCAACGCGACGGTGATCCGACGGTGGAGCCCGTCGACCTGATGGAGCAGGCGGCTCGGGCCGCGGCCGATCCGCGGGTGCTCGAAGCCGTGGACTCCGTGCGCATCGTCAACCTGCTGTCCTGGCGGTACCGCAACCCCGGACTGCTTCTCGCCGAACGGATTCGAGCCACCAACGCCGAGGGTCGGTACACCAGCATCGGCGGTAACGTCCCGCAATCGCTGGTCAACCAGGCGTGTCTCGACATCCAACGCGGCGCCGCGGACGCCGTGATCATCGCCGGTGCCGAGACGTGGCGCACCCGGACCAAGGTGCGGGCAGCGGGCGGCAAGCTGGACTACACGAAGCAGGACGACTCGGTGCCCGTTCCGCAGGGCGCCGAGGACGAGTTCGCGCTGGCCGGGCCCGTCGAACTGCGCATTCATCTGGATCGGCCGTCGTTCGTCTACCCGATGTTCGAGCAGGCGTTGCGCATCACGGCTGGGGAGACGCCCGACGAACACCGCCGCCGGATCGGCGAGCTGTGGGCCGGATTCAGCACCGTCGCCCAGGGCAACCCGCACGCCTGGAACCGGAGCGTCGTGACCGCCGAGGACGTCTGGCAGCCCAGTGCGACCAACCGGATGATCAGCTGGCCGTACACCAAGTTGATGAACTCCAACAACATGGTCGACCAGGGAGCCGCCCTGGTGCTGATGTCGGTGGAAAGAGCTACATACCTTCAGGTTCCGAACGATCGCTGGGTGTTCCCGTATGCGGGCACCGACGCTCATGACACCTATCTGATCGGCGAGCGCGACGCGTTCGACCGATCACCCGCCATCCGGATCGCCGGTGGCCGGGCGCTGGAGCTGGCGGGTCGGGGCATCGACGACATGGACTTCGTCGACCTGTACTCCTGCTTCCCCTCAGCGGTCCAGGTCGCCGCACGCGAACTCGGTCTTGCGCTCGACGGCCCTCACCCGCTGACGGTGACCGGCGGCCTGACCTTTGCGGGCGGGCCGTGGAACAACTACGTCACGCACTCCATCGCCACCATGGCGGAGCGGCTGACCTCGTCGCCGGGGACCGTCGGCCTCGTCACGGCCAATGGCGGTTACCTGACCAAGCACAGCTTCGGCGTCTACGGGACCGAGCCGCCAGTGAACGAATTCCGTTGGGAGGACGTGCAATCTGCTGTCGACGCCCAGCCGACGCGGATCGCCGAGGACGAGTGGGAGGGTGTCGGGACCGTCGAGTCGTGGACCACGCCGGTCAGCCGCGACGGCATTCCAGAGAAGGCGTTCCTCGCGGTCCGCACGCCCACCGACAGCCGCGCCCTCGCGGTGATCACCGACGCCACCGAGGCCGAGGCGAGTACTCGCGAGGACCTCGCGGGCGCCAAGGTCCGCGTGCTCGCCGACGGTAGCGCCACCCTCCTGTAG